A genome region from Hevea brasiliensis isolate MT/VB/25A 57/8 chromosome 7, ASM3005281v1, whole genome shotgun sequence includes the following:
- the LOC110664775 gene encoding uncharacterized protein LOC110664775 isoform X1 → MAARTDATLLTVVQLNYSKSDGSNEKKGSDGLPLPIVRTPKNTSLPRLSLTKPSWVVRTEQSNVRKEIRKKPDPPCVVCKGTGRVDCHHCSGKGRTNCVNLAMLPKGEWPKWCGTCGGSGLGYCSRCLGTGEYRYIMGFHFMKTDLDDNKGPRSAVDQLHSGDQLNSNQADKNSVNTSIGYKTTFHFATRI, encoded by the exons ATGGCAGCGAGAACGGATGCTACTCTGCTAACGGTTGTCCAATTGAATTATTCGAAAAGCGATGGTAGCAATGAGAAAAAGGGCAGCGATGGTCTTCCATTGCCAATAGTACGGACTCCTAAGAACACTTCTTTGCCGCGCCTTTCTCTCACCAAGCCCTCTTGGGTGGTCCGAACTGAG CAGTCAAATGTCCGGAAAGAAATTAGGAAGAAGCCTGATCCTCCATGTGTGGTTTGTAAGGGAACTGGAAGAGTTGATTGCCACCATTGTTCTGGAAAGG GCAGGACAAATTGTGTTAATTTAGCAATGCTTCCCAAAGGGGAATGGCCAAAATG GTGTGGGACTTGTGGTGGCAGCGGCCTTGGCTATTGCTCCCGTTGCCTAGGCACAGGAGAGTATAGATATATAATGGGCTTCCATTTCATGAAGACAGACCTCGATGACAACAAGGGACCTCGAAGTGCAGTTGATCAACTTCATAGTGGAGATCAATTGAATTCAAACCAGGCAGATAAAAATTCAGTGAATACTTCTATTGGATACAAAACAACTTTTCATTTTGCAACTAGAATATGA
- the LOC110664775 gene encoding uncharacterized protein LOC110664775 isoform X2, whose translation MAARTDATLLTVVQLNYSKSDGSNEKKGSDGLPLPIVRTPKNTSLPRLSLTKPSWVVRTESNVRKEIRKKPDPPCVVCKGTGRVDCHHCSGKGRTNCVNLAMLPKGEWPKWCGTCGGSGLGYCSRCLGTGEYRYIMGFHFMKTDLDDNKGPRSAVDQLHSGDQLNSNQADKNSVNTSIGYKTTFHFATRI comes from the exons ATGGCAGCGAGAACGGATGCTACTCTGCTAACGGTTGTCCAATTGAATTATTCGAAAAGCGATGGTAGCAATGAGAAAAAGGGCAGCGATGGTCTTCCATTGCCAATAGTACGGACTCCTAAGAACACTTCTTTGCCGCGCCTTTCTCTCACCAAGCCCTCTTGGGTGGTCCGAACTGAG TCAAATGTCCGGAAAGAAATTAGGAAGAAGCCTGATCCTCCATGTGTGGTTTGTAAGGGAACTGGAAGAGTTGATTGCCACCATTGTTCTGGAAAGG GCAGGACAAATTGTGTTAATTTAGCAATGCTTCCCAAAGGGGAATGGCCAAAATG GTGTGGGACTTGTGGTGGCAGCGGCCTTGGCTATTGCTCCCGTTGCCTAGGCACAGGAGAGTATAGATATATAATGGGCTTCCATTTCATGAAGACAGACCTCGATGACAACAAGGGACCTCGAAGTGCAGTTGATCAACTTCATAGTGGAGATCAATTGAATTCAAACCAGGCAGATAAAAATTCAGTGAATACTTCTATTGGATACAAAACAACTTTTCATTTTGCAACTAGAATATGA